One Neomonachus schauinslandi chromosome 9, ASM220157v2, whole genome shotgun sequence DNA segment encodes these proteins:
- the LOC110571406 gene encoding LOW QUALITY PROTEIN: rac GTPase-activating protein 1-like (The sequence of the model RefSeq protein was modified relative to this genomic sequence to represent the inferred CDS: substituted 1 base at 1 genomic stop codon) yields the protein MDTMMLNLRNLFEQLARRVEILSEGNELQFIQLAKDFEDFRKKWQRTDHELGKYKDLLMKAETERSALDVKLKHARNQVDVEIKRRQRAEADCKKLERQIQLIREMLMCDTSGSIQLSEEQKSALAFLNRGQPSSGNAGNKRLSTIDESGSILSDISFDKTDESLDWDSSLVKTFKLKKREKRRSSSRQFIDGPPGPVKKTRSIGSTVDQGNESIVAKTTVTVPNDGGPIEAVSTIETVPYWTSSXRKTGTLQPWNSDSTLSNRQLEPRTETDSSSTPQSNGGMRLHDFVSKMVIKPESCVPCGKRIKFGKLSLKCRDCRVASHPECRDRCPLPCIPALIGTPVKIGEGMLADYVSQTSPMIPSIVVHCVNEIEQRGLTETGLYRISGCDQTVKELKEKFLRVKTVPLLSKVDDIHAICSLLKDFLRNLKEPLLTFRLNKTFMEAAELTDEDNSIAAMNQAVGELPQANRDTLAFLMIHLQRVAQSPNTKMDVANLAKVFGPTIVAHAVPNPDPVVMLQDIKHQPKVVERLLSLPLEYWSQFMMVEQENIDPVHVIENSNAFSTPQTPDIKVSLLGPVTTPEHQLLKTPSSSSLSQRVRSTLTKNTPTFGSKSKSATNLGRHGNFFASPMFK from the coding sequence ATGGATACGATGATGCTGAATTTGCGGAATCTGTTTGAGCAGCTTGCACGCCGGGTGGAGATTCTCAGTGAAGGAAATGAACTCCAATTCATCCAGTTGGCAAAGGACTTTGAGGATTTCCGTAAAAAGTGGCAGAGAACAGACCACGAGCTGGGGAAGTACAAGGATCTTTTGATGAAAGCAGAGACTGAGCGTAGTGCTCTGGATGTTAAACTGAAGCACGCACGCAATCAGGTGGATGTCGAGATCAAACGGAGACAGCGAGCTGAGGCTGACTGCAAAAAGCTGGAAAGACAGATTCAGCTGATTCGAGAGATGCTCATGTGTGACACATCTGGCAGCATTCAACTAAGTGAGGAGCAAAAATCAGCTCTGGCTTTTCTCAACAGAGGCCAGCCGTCCAGCGGCAATGCTGGGAACAAAAGATTGTCAACTATTGACGAATCTGGTTCCATTTTATCAGATATCAGCTTTGACAAGACTGACGAGTCGCTGGATTGGGATTCTTCTTTGGTAAAGACTTTCaaactgaagaagagagaaaagaggcgCTCTAGTAGCCGACAGTTCATTGATGGTCCCCCTGGACCTGTAAAGAAGACTCGTTCCATTGGCTCCACAGTAGACCAGGGGAATGAATCCATAGTTGCAAAAACTACAGTGACTGTTCCCAATGATGGCGGGCCCATCGAAGCTGTGTCCACAATTGAGACTGTGCCATACTGGACAAGTAGCTGAAGGAAAACAGGTACTTTGCAACCTTGGAATAGCGACTCCACCTTGAGCAATAGGCAGCTGGAGCCAAGAACTGAGACAGACAGTTCCAGCACTCCACAGAGTAATGGAGGGATGCGCCTGCATGACTTTGTCTCTAAGATGGTTATTAAACCTGAATCTTGTGTTCCATGTGGAAAGCGGATAAAATTCGGCAAGCTGTCTCTGAAGTGTCGCGACTGTCGTGTGGCCTCTCATCCAGAATGTCGGGACCGCTGTCCCCTTCCCTGCATTCCTGCCCTAATAGGAACGCCTGTCAAGATTGGAGAGGGAATGCTGGCAGATTATGTGTCCCAGACTTCCCCAATGATCCCCTCCATTGTTGTCCATTGCGTAAATGAGATTGAGCAGAGAGGGCTGACTGAGACAGGCCTGTATCGGATCTCTGGCTGTGACCAGACAGTAAAAGAGCTGAAAGAGAAATTCCTCAGAGTGAAAACTGTACCCCTCCTCAGCAAAGTGGATGATATCCACGCTATCTGTAGCCTCCTGAAGGACTTCCTCCGAAACCTCAAAGAACCCCTTCTGACTTTTCGGCTAAACAAGACTTTCATGGAGGCGGCAGAACTCACAGATGAGGACAACAGCATAGCTGCCATGAACCAGGCTGTTGGTGAACTGCCCCAGGCCAACAGAGACACATTAGCTTTCCTCATGATTCACTTGCAGAGAGTGGCTCAGAGCCCAAACACTAAAATGGATGTGGCCAATCTGGCTAAAGTCTTTGGGCCTACCATAGTTGCCCATGCTGTGCCCAATCCAGATCCAGTGGTAATGTTACAGGACATCAAGCATCAGCCCAAGGTGGTAGAACGCCTGCTTTCACTGCCCCTGGAATACTGGAGTCAGTTCATGATGGTGGAACAAGAGAACATTGACCCCGTGCATGTCATTGAAAACTCAAATGCCTTTTCAACACCACAGACACCAGATATTAAAGTGAGTTTACTGGGGCCTGTGACCACTCCTGAGCATCAGCTTCTCAAGACTCCTTCATCTAGTTCCCTGTCGCAGAGAGTGCGCTCCACCCTCACCAAGAACACGCCCACATTTGGGAGCAAAAGCAAGTCTGCCACCAACCTAGGACGACACGGCAACTTTTTTGCTTCTCCGATGTTCAAGTGA